The Gemmatimonadota bacterium genome window below encodes:
- a CDS encoding TonB family protein, translating to MGRIVACIVLLSVADGCASAGGGGGAGNCGRSALVPSAESLEAWVDSARVETEMAPFLAQTSGLVLATIGPDTTGALQASVFARELPEILENALEGTLIAAARSPLPSQSITLTLRTEQGPRLRGVRDPAMCRPAMRNTSLVEQAVTQEAQGLDLDRTRIVTVWVFVHTDGTVGRTLVQRSSGSVDVDAAALRAIRAARFQPAQIEQIPMEVWVAFPITFQPNR from the coding sequence ATGGGCCGGATCGTCGCATGCATCGTTCTTCTGTCGGTCGCGGATGGGTGTGCGTCGGCGGGGGGTGGTGGCGGTGCGGGAAACTGTGGCCGCTCCGCGCTCGTGCCCAGCGCCGAGTCGTTGGAGGCCTGGGTCGACTCGGCGCGGGTGGAGACGGAGATGGCGCCCTTCCTCGCCCAGACGAGCGGTCTGGTGCTGGCCACCATCGGTCCCGACACCACGGGTGCCCTGCAGGCGTCGGTCTTCGCGCGGGAGCTTCCCGAGATCCTGGAGAACGCGCTCGAAGGGACCTTGATCGCGGCTGCCCGGAGCCCCTTGCCGAGCCAGTCGATCACGCTGACGCTCCGCACCGAACAAGGGCCGCGGTTGCGCGGCGTCCGCGATCCCGCCATGTGCCGGCCCGCCATGCGCAACACCTCGTTGGTGGAGCAGGCGGTGACCCAGGAAGCCCAGGGCCTCGATCTGGACCGCACGCGGATCGTGACGGTCTGGGTCTTCGTGCACACGGACGGCACGGTCGGCAGGACGCTCGTCCAGCGGAGCTCGGGCAGCGTCGACGTGGACGCGGCCGCCTTGCGCGCCATCCGTGCGGCCCGCTTCCAGCCCGCGCAGATCGAGCAGATCCCGATGGAGGTCTGGGTCGCGTTCCCGATCACGTTCCAGCCCAATCGCTGA
- a CDS encoding sigma-70 family RNA polymerase sigma factor, producing the protein MSDTREPPASSPTAKRAAFEREALPHLDAVYRFALRLSGSPAAAEDLVQETFYRAFRAWDQYTPGTAAKSWLFTICRNVFLRNREREKRHDEILEETTARSPEQLSRENAVFVASQTDDPEGAFFASLVDDRILDAIDALQEEYRTAVVLSDVQGMSYAEIADIMGVPVGTVKSRLFRGRRQLQEKLYDYAVEMGYLGATSREAS; encoded by the coding sequence GTGAGCGACACCCGCGAGCCCCCGGCTTCGAGCCCGACCGCGAAGCGCGCCGCGTTCGAGCGCGAGGCGTTGCCGCACCTCGACGCGGTCTATCGCTTCGCGCTGCGCTTGAGTGGCAGCCCGGCCGCAGCCGAGGACCTGGTGCAGGAGACGTTCTATCGCGCGTTCCGCGCATGGGACCAGTACACCCCGGGAACCGCGGCCAAGAGTTGGCTCTTTACCATCTGTCGAAATGTCTTTCTCCGGAACCGCGAGCGTGAGAAGCGGCACGACGAGATCCTGGAGGAGACCACTGCGCGCTCGCCCGAGCAGCTGTCCCGGGAGAACGCGGTGTTCGTGGCCAGTCAGACGGACGATCCCGAGGGTGCGTTCTTCGCGTCCCTTGTCGACGACCGCATCCTGGACGCCATCGACGCCCTCCAGGAGGAATACCGGACCGCGGTGGTGCTGTCCGACGTCCAGGGGATGAGCTATGCGGAGATCGCCGACATCATGGGTGTGCCGGTGGGGACGGTGAAGAGCCGTCTGTTCCGGGGGCGGCGGCAGCTGCAGGAGAAGCTGTACGACTACGCCGTGGAGATGGGGTACCTGGGCGCCACCAGCCGGGAGGCGTCATGA
- a CDS encoding zf-HC2 domain-containing protein: protein MSFLDRLRELRRQRRGHVMKCGETAEHLFEYLDDELDPQVATHLRNHLEVCAPCATRADFERAFLNAVKKASSAGEPIPDSVRRRVLQVLQEPGERGEPEEPPA, encoded by the coding sequence ATGAGCTTCCTCGATCGGTTGCGGGAGCTGCGGCGGCAGCGGCGCGGCCACGTGATGAAGTGTGGCGAGACCGCGGAGCATCTCTTCGAGTACCTGGACGACGAGCTGGATCCCCAGGTGGCGACGCACCTGCGCAACCACCTGGAGGTCTGCGCGCCGTGTGCCACACGGGCCGACTTCGAACGCGCATTCCTGAACGCGGTGAAGAAGGCCTCCTCCGCAGGGGAGCCGATCCCGGATTCGGTGCGACGGCGCGTGCTGCAGGTGCTGCAGGAGCCCGGGGAGCGGGGAGAGCCGGAGGAGCCGCCCGCCTGA
- the gyrA gene encoding DNA gyrase subunit A gives MSAAARRERILPRLIEEEIRDSFLDYSMSVIVQRALPDVRDGLKPVHRRILYAMHELGLRPDRAHKKSATVVGEVLGKFHPHGDTAVYDALVRMVQDFSLRYPLIDGQGNFGSLDGDSAAAYRYTEARLDAVAVELLADIEKETVAFQPNYDDRLEEPSVLPGKIPNLLVNGSSGIAVGMSTNVPPHNLREIAKAVKLICGDEQPTVAQLMKLVPGPDFPTGGIIVGRNGIRDMYSTGRGRMIVRGRVVKEALRAGKEQLVITELPYGVSKSRLVEQIADVARQVLSDDIADLRDESDRDGVRVVVELKRKGDPGRVLKTLYRKTSLQSTFGAILLALDHGQPRELNLLEILERYRDHRLEVIRKRSTFLLEKAEAEKHITEGLLIALDQIDKVIKIIRSSADRPEASEKLQDALGLSEVQADAILDMRLARLTKLQKKELQDRLKELKAEIAHLRGILKSEARQVEVMLDELDEAVKRFGDDRRTVITDEAKEETAEEVVEDLVAEEDVVVTVSHEGYVKRIPMGLYQRRVRSGKALAGMEKYEDDFLERVFVARTSGLILAFTEAGQAHFLPVQDVPESARASRGQSIYGLLGVDRKERIVAAVPVEDLDADRHLVFVTRGGLIKRTHLSEFANPRAGGVIAMGVKKGDRVLDVGISDGGAEVMLLTANGRAIRFAEDDISVFGRTAQGVKGVSVGKDDGVVGMILVRREASILTVAADGMGKRSPLEEFPLQGRGGMGTLVGPSDSKVPLVAALEMLPDDEVMVVAASGKVFRLVGADVPEQGRRTRGSPLVQLGRGDRVVEVTRTESSGEGGGPVRPAAGGGREGQLDLLG, from the coding sequence ATGTCCGCTGCCGCTCGCCGCGAGCGCATCCTTCCCCGCCTGATCGAGGAAGAGATCCGGGATTCGTTCCTGGACTACTCGATGAGCGTCATCGTCCAGCGCGCGCTACCCGACGTGCGCGACGGCCTCAAGCCCGTGCATCGGCGCATCCTCTACGCCATGCACGAGCTGGGTCTGCGGCCGGACCGGGCGCACAAGAAGTCGGCGACGGTGGTGGGCGAGGTGCTGGGCAAGTTCCATCCGCACGGGGATACGGCCGTCTACGATGCGCTCGTGCGGATGGTGCAGGACTTCTCGTTGCGCTATCCGCTGATCGACGGCCAGGGCAACTTCGGCTCCCTGGACGGCGACTCGGCGGCCGCCTATCGCTACACGGAGGCGCGCCTGGACGCGGTGGCCGTGGAGCTGCTCGCGGACATCGAGAAGGAGACCGTCGCCTTCCAGCCCAACTACGACGATCGGCTGGAGGAGCCGTCGGTCCTTCCGGGCAAGATCCCCAACCTGCTCGTCAACGGCAGCTCCGGGATCGCCGTGGGCATGAGCACCAACGTGCCGCCCCACAACCTGCGTGAGATCGCCAAGGCGGTGAAGCTCATCTGCGGGGACGAGCAGCCCACGGTGGCGCAGCTCATGAAGCTCGTGCCCGGCCCCGACTTCCCCACCGGCGGGATCATCGTGGGCCGCAACGGCATCCGCGACATGTACTCCACGGGCCGCGGCCGGATGATCGTGCGCGGCCGGGTGGTGAAGGAGGCACTGCGCGCGGGCAAGGAGCAGCTCGTCATCACCGAGCTCCCGTACGGCGTCAGCAAGAGCCGGCTGGTGGAGCAGATCGCCGACGTGGCCCGTCAAGTCCTGTCGGACGACATCGCCGACCTCCGTGACGAGTCCGACCGCGACGGCGTACGCGTCGTGGTGGAGCTGAAGCGCAAGGGCGATCCCGGTCGCGTGCTCAAGACCCTGTACCGGAAGACCTCCCTGCAGAGCACGTTCGGCGCCATCCTGCTGGCGCTCGACCACGGGCAGCCCCGCGAGCTCAACCTGCTCGAGATCCTGGAGCGCTACCGGGATCACCGGCTGGAGGTGATCCGCAAACGCTCCACGTTCCTGCTGGAGAAGGCCGAGGCGGAGAAGCACATCACCGAAGGTCTGCTGATCGCGCTCGACCAGATCGACAAGGTGATCAAGATCATCCGCAGCTCCGCCGACCGCCCGGAAGCCAGCGAGAAGCTCCAGGACGCGCTCGGGCTCTCCGAGGTGCAGGCCGACGCCATCCTCGACATGAGGCTGGCGCGTCTCACGAAGCTCCAGAAGAAGGAGCTGCAGGATCGTCTCAAGGAGCTCAAGGCGGAGATCGCCCACCTGCGCGGCATCCTGAAGAGCGAGGCCCGCCAGGTCGAGGTGATGCTCGACGAGCTGGACGAGGCGGTCAAGCGGTTCGGGGACGACCGGCGGACCGTCATCACCGACGAAGCCAAGGAGGAGACCGCAGAAGAGGTGGTCGAGGACCTCGTGGCGGAGGAGGACGTGGTGGTGACGGTGAGCCACGAGGGATACGTGAAGCGGATCCCGATGGGTCTCTATCAGCGCCGTGTGCGGAGCGGAAAGGCGCTGGCCGGGATGGAGAAGTACGAGGATGACTTCCTGGAGCGCGTGTTCGTGGCGCGCACGTCGGGACTGATCCTCGCGTTCACGGAGGCCGGTCAGGCGCATTTCCTGCCCGTGCAAGACGTGCCCGAGTCCGCGCGGGCCTCCCGGGGACAGAGCATCTACGGCCTCCTGGGCGTGGACAGGAAGGAGCGCATCGTGGCGGCGGTGCCGGTGGAGGATCTCGATGCGGACCGTCACCTGGTGTTCGTGACGCGGGGCGGCCTGATCAAGCGCACGCATCTGAGCGAGTTCGCCAACCCGCGTGCGGGAGGGGTGATCGCCATGGGTGTGAAGAAGGGGGACCGCGTCCTGGACGTCGGCATCTCGGACGGCGGCGCCGAGGTGATGCTGCTCACCGCCAACGGGCGCGCCATCCGCTTCGCCGAGGACGACATCAGCGTCTTCGGCCGCACCGCCCAGGGTGTGAAGGGCGTGTCGGTGGGCAAGGACGACGGCGTGGTCGGCATGATCCTGGTGCGCCGCGAGGCGTCCATCCTGACCGTGGCCGCGGACGGGATGGGCAAGCGCAGCCCGCTGGAGGAATTCCCCCTGCAGGGCCGGGGCGGGATGGGCACGCTGGTGGGACCGTCCGATTCCAAGGTGCCCCTCGTGGCCGCGCTGGAGATGCTCCCGGACGACGAGGTCATGGTGGTGGCTGCGAGCGGGAAGGTCTTCCGCCTGGTGGGTGCGGACGTGCCCGAGCAGGGCCGGCGCACCCGGGGCAGCCCGCTGGTGCAGCTGGGTCGCGGCGACCGGGTGGTGGAGGTGACGCGCACCGAGAGCAGCGGCGAGGGAGGTGGCCCCGTACGGCCCGCGGCCGGAGGGGGTCGGGAGGGGCAGCTGGACCTGCTGGGGTAG
- a CDS encoding aminotransferase class V-fold PLP-dependent enzyme, producing the protein MITRRGFIRTAGVAGAATALPLQAQEPGAPQEALPPLARPDGPPEQVARDEAYWRRVGAYYRTGSGYTNLEAGFWGMMAAPVLADFHAHIDRVNQESSYYARRQYDADLSAARERVARFVGAKPTEIAFTRGATEALQRLIIQYRHVGTGDAVLYADLDYSSMQTAMKALAEQRGARLVRFDLPEPASRQAVLDTYASVLERTPRARLLLLTHLNNKTGLILPVREIAEMARARGVDVVVDAAHSFGQCDLKLEDLGADFVGLNLHKWLGAPVGAGLMYIREDRLDDIAPMLGEDDNGRIDSRIHTGTAHFATFLTVPAALDFHDRVGGAPKAARLRALRDRWVAAVRATPGVDVLTPDDPDLVAAITGFRLHGRGGRAENQALVAELLDRFGIFTVWRTGVAGGDCVRVTPALYNTPADVDRLAEALNTLARA; encoded by the coding sequence ATGATCACTCGCCGAGGCTTCATCCGCACCGCCGGAGTGGCGGGTGCCGCCACCGCCCTCCCGCTCCAGGCCCAGGAGCCCGGTGCTCCGCAGGAGGCGCTGCCGCCACTCGCCCGACCGGACGGTCCGCCCGAGCAGGTGGCGCGGGACGAGGCGTACTGGCGTCGGGTCGGCGCCTACTACAGGACCGGAAGCGGCTATACGAACCTCGAAGCGGGATTCTGGGGCATGATGGCGGCGCCCGTCCTCGCCGACTTCCACGCGCACATCGACCGGGTCAACCAGGAAAGCTCCTATTATGCGCGTCGTCAGTACGATGCCGACCTGAGTGCGGCGCGGGAGCGGGTGGCCCGCTTCGTCGGCGCCAAGCCCACGGAGATCGCGTTCACGCGCGGCGCCACCGAGGCCTTGCAGCGTCTGATCATCCAGTACCGTCACGTCGGGACCGGCGACGCGGTCCTCTACGCCGACCTCGACTACAGCTCCATGCAGACGGCCATGAAGGCGCTGGCGGAACAGCGGGGGGCACGGCTGGTGCGCTTCGACCTGCCGGAGCCGGCGTCGCGTCAGGCCGTGCTGGACACCTATGCGAGCGTGCTCGAACGCACGCCGCGCGCGCGCCTTCTGTTGCTCACGCACCTGAACAACAAGACCGGCCTGATCCTCCCCGTGCGCGAGATCGCGGAGATGGCCCGCGCACGCGGTGTGGACGTGGTGGTGGACGCGGCGCACTCGTTCGGCCAGTGCGATCTGAAGCTCGAGGACCTGGGCGCGGACTTCGTCGGGCTCAACCTGCACAAGTGGTTGGGCGCGCCGGTGGGCGCCGGCCTCATGTACATCCGCGAGGATCGCCTCGACGACATCGCGCCCATGCTGGGCGAGGACGACAACGGCCGCATCGACAGCCGCATCCACACCGGCACCGCCCATTTCGCCACGTTCCTGACCGTCCCCGCCGCGCTGGACTTCCACGACCGCGTCGGGGGGGCTCCCAAGGCCGCGCGGCTCCGCGCGCTACGCGATCGGTGGGTGGCGGCCGTCCGCGCCACGCCCGGGGTCGACGTCCTCACGCCCGACGACCCGGACCTGGTGGCGGCCATCACGGGCTTCCGGCTCCATGGCCGGGGCGGCCGCGCCGAGAACCAGGCCCTCGTGGCCGAGCTCCTCGACCGCTTCGGCATCTTCACGGTGTGGCGGACGGGTGTGGCGGGCGGCGACTGCGTGCGGGTCACGCCGGCGCTGTACAACACGCCTGCGGACGTGGACCGGCTGGCGGAGGCGTTGAACACGCTGGCGAGGGCATAG
- a CDS encoding DinB family protein, with translation MDISTIDEFLPYFERVRERTRNVAVLAPPDRLEWRPAEGRFSLGDLIRHIAATERWMWAENVHGHPSRYPGCGPELADGHDAVIGYLDAMHAEAMARFATLTPEALQRRCPTPGGVQLTAWKWLRAMVEHEIHHRGQIYERLADLGVDTPPLYGLTEPQVLQNSVHPD, from the coding sequence ATGGACATCTCGACCATCGACGAGTTCCTCCCGTACTTCGAGCGGGTGCGGGAGCGCACCCGGAACGTCGCGGTGCTCGCTCCGCCGGACCGCCTCGAGTGGCGGCCCGCAGAGGGACGCTTCAGCCTGGGCGACCTGATCCGGCACATCGCGGCCACGGAGCGCTGGATGTGGGCCGAGAACGTGCACGGCCACCCCAGCCGCTACCCGGGGTGCGGGCCGGAGCTCGCCGACGGCCATGACGCCGTGATCGGCTACCTGGACGCCATGCACGCCGAAGCCATGGCGCGGTTTGCGACCCTCACGCCGGAGGCGCTCCAGCGCCGCTGCCCCACCCCGGGCGGGGTGCAGCTCACGGCCTGGAAGTGGCTCCGGGCCATGGTCGAGCACGAGATCCACCACCGCGGCCAGATCTATGAGCGGCTGGCGGACCTGGGCGTCGACACCCCGCCGCTCTATGGCCTGACGGAGCCGCAGGTCCTCCAGAACAGCGTGCATCCGGACTAG
- a CDS encoding saccharopine dehydrogenase C-terminal domain-containing protein, with translation MKFLVLGAGAQGSAAAFDLLRRPEVEQVILADQRVDDPRPFLKPYVGDRLELRPLDARNESAVQALMAGVDGVLCALPYYFNRPMTELALEAGSHFCDLGGNTAIVRQQRELHEAARAAGLSVIPDCGLAPGMVNILAQAGIDDLDTTNAVELFVGGLPQHPKPPLNYQVVFSLEGVIDYATTPVLVLQDGKVAEVEPLGDLETVSFDALGDLEAFNTAGGISLMPYRYQGRIDRMVYKTLRYPGNTYLMRAMRDIGLFGHEPIDVDGQTVVPRRAFIAAVTPHLRNPDGDDLVVLRVDIRGTLAGKPALIRYELIDYYDTEHGVTAMMRSTGYSLAATAVLQADGRVSELGVRTPDEAVPADAYLDELRRSGVEVVRKTG, from the coding sequence ATGAAATTCCTGGTTCTCGGGGCGGGCGCACAGGGGTCCGCGGCCGCGTTCGACCTCCTCCGGCGCCCGGAGGTGGAGCAGGTCATCCTCGCCGACCAGCGGGTCGACGACCCCAGGCCGTTCCTGAAGCCCTACGTGGGCGACCGGCTGGAGCTGCGCCCGCTGGATGCCCGGAACGAGAGCGCTGTGCAGGCCCTCATGGCCGGGGTGGACGGGGTGCTCTGCGCCCTGCCCTACTACTTCAATCGCCCGATGACCGAGCTGGCGCTGGAGGCCGGCTCCCACTTCTGCGATCTCGGCGGCAACACGGCGATCGTCCGCCAGCAGCGGGAGCTGCACGAGGCCGCCCGGGCCGCGGGCCTGTCCGTGATCCCGGACTGCGGGCTGGCCCCCGGGATGGTCAACATCCTGGCCCAGGCCGGCATCGACGACCTCGATACCACGAACGCGGTCGAGCTCTTCGTGGGCGGGCTGCCCCAGCATCCCAAGCCCCCGCTGAACTATCAGGTCGTCTTCTCCCTGGAGGGCGTGATCGACTACGCGACGACGCCGGTGCTGGTCCTCCAGGACGGCAAGGTGGCCGAGGTGGAGCCGCTCGGGGACCTGGAGACGGTGTCCTTCGACGCGCTGGGCGACCTGGAGGCCTTCAACACCGCAGGCGGCATCAGCCTGATGCCCTACCGCTACCAGGGCCGGATCGACCGGATGGTCTACAAGACGCTCCGCTATCCCGGCAATACGTACCTGATGCGGGCCATGCGCGACATCGGTCTGTTCGGGCACGAGCCGATCGACGTGGATGGCCAGACGGTCGTCCCCCGTCGGGCCTTCATCGCTGCCGTGACGCCACACCTGCGCAACCCGGACGGGGACGACCTGGTCGTGCTGCGGGTGGACATCCGGGGCACCCTGGCGGGAAAGCCCGCGCTCATCCGGTACGAGCTCATCGACTACTACGACACCGAGCACGGTGTGACGGCCATGATGCGCAGCACGGGGTACTCGCTCGCGGCCACGGCCGTCCTGCAGGCGGACGGCCGCGTGTCCGAGCTGGGCGTGCGCACGCCCGACGAAGCGGTGCCGGCGGACGCCTACCTGGACGAGCTGCGCCGGAGCGGCGTGGAGGTGGTGCGCAAGACGGGGTGA
- a CDS encoding SIMPL domain-containing protein (The SIMPL domain is named for its presence in mouse protein SIMPL (signalling molecule that associates with mouse pelle-like kinase). Bacterial member BP26, from Brucella, was shown to assemble into a channel-like structure, while YggE from E. coli has been associated with resistance to oxidative stress.), whose amino-acid sequence MHHGFSAVLIGVLSLPAVVAAQDNATSEVVTVSATASRSVRPDIAEILFTINVTSGTADSATSEVAEAARGVVRVLSEFSSEPPVMFTDAFSVQAGRTDQRTALPFEHVAKNDFRVIVTGVESVSDVIERAVRIANVQVRGVRFSASNLGSARDEALASAVASARKRAELIAELADLRLGRVVHLIVHPDRDEPWSGATQFVANSSGPPIRPQDLVVTAHITIQYAVLP is encoded by the coding sequence ATGCACCATGGGTTCAGCGCAGTCCTGATCGGTGTCCTGTCCTTGCCCGCGGTCGTGGCGGCCCAGGACAATGCCACCTCGGAGGTGGTGACGGTCTCCGCCACCGCGTCGCGCTCCGTGCGACCGGACATCGCCGAGATCCTGTTCACCATCAACGTCACGTCGGGAACTGCGGACTCCGCCACGTCAGAGGTGGCCGAAGCCGCTCGCGGCGTCGTGCGCGTGTTGAGCGAATTCTCCTCCGAGCCACCGGTCATGTTCACGGACGCCTTCTCGGTGCAGGCCGGGCGCACCGATCAACGCACCGCGCTACCGTTCGAGCATGTCGCCAAGAACGACTTCCGCGTGATCGTCACCGGAGTCGAGTCCGTTTCCGATGTGATCGAGCGCGCTGTGCGGATCGCCAACGTCCAGGTGCGGGGCGTGCGCTTCTCGGCTTCGAACCTGGGATCCGCGCGCGACGAAGCGCTCGCCTCCGCTGTGGCCAGCGCCCGCAAGCGCGCCGAGCTCATCGCGGAGTTGGCCGACCTCAGATTGGGCCGCGTCGTGCACCTGATCGTCCATCCGGATCGTGACGAACCCTGGAGCGGGGCCACGCAATTCGTGGCAAACTCGTCCGGGCCACCGATCCGGCCCCAGGATCTCGTGGTGACGGCGCACATCACGATCCAGTACGCCGTCCTGCCGTAG
- a CDS encoding alpha/beta hydrolase-fold protein: MKTPLLTLMALLLLTGSLVGQQATPPAASASAPLTIGETFTLESTVLGETRTINVYAPPAWDEEPGTPRPVLYMPDGGIAEDFLHVAGLLQVSVGNGTMRPFLLVGIENTQRRRDLTGPTDDPEDRTIAPVVGGSAAFRAFLRAELMPLIDARYATTGETVLMGESLAGLFVVETLALEPTLFDTYIAFDPSLWWNRGHLVETARNWIPRVPGSRTLWLAHSSEETIALLTGRLGEILAQGAPGSLTWHVEPMPDETHATIYHPAALKAVRSLLAVGSR; this comes from the coding sequence ATGAAGACACCGCTGCTGACCCTCATGGCGCTCCTTCTCCTCACGGGGTCGTTGGTCGGACAGCAGGCGACCCCGCCGGCGGCTTCCGCATCTGCGCCGCTCACGATCGGCGAGACGTTCACGCTCGAGTCCACCGTGCTGGGCGAGACGCGGACCATCAACGTGTACGCACCGCCCGCCTGGGATGAGGAACCGGGGACGCCGCGTCCCGTCCTCTACATGCCGGACGGCGGCATCGCCGAGGACTTCCTGCATGTCGCGGGATTGCTGCAGGTGTCGGTGGGGAATGGGACCATGCGTCCATTCCTCCTGGTGGGGATCGAGAACACGCAACGGCGGCGCGACCTCACCGGCCCCACGGACGATCCCGAGGACCGCACCATCGCGCCGGTCGTGGGGGGCTCCGCCGCGTTCCGCGCCTTCCTGCGCGCCGAGCTGATGCCGCTCATCGACGCGCGGTACGCCACCACGGGCGAGACCGTCCTCATGGGCGAATCGCTCGCCGGGCTCTTCGTGGTGGAGACCCTCGCGCTCGAGCCCACCCTGTTCGACACCTACATCGCCTTCGATCCCAGCCTCTGGTGGAATCGAGGGCACCTGGTGGAGACGGCACGCAATTGGATTCCCCGCGTGCCGGGGTCACGTACGCTCTGGCTGGCCCACAGCTCGGAGGAGACGATCGCCCTCCTGACCGGGAGGCTGGGGGAGATCCTCGCGCAGGGGGCGCCGGGCAGCCTCACCTGGCACGTGGAGCCGATGCCGGACGAGACGCACGCCACGATCTACCACCCGGCGGCACTGAAGGCCGTGCGGAGCCTGCTCGCGGTGGGATCGCGGTAG
- a CDS encoding PIN domain-containing protein, with the protein MAALVDTNVLVYRFDPRFPAKQARADALLREGISAGSLRLAHQSVLEFVAATTRTQRDGTTLLSPDVALREAEDLLRQFDVVYPDARVVRTALQGMAAYQLSVWDAHMWACAEVHGLGVLYSEDFEHERWYGGVLVLDPFKETGTSG; encoded by the coding sequence GTGGCCGCTCTGGTTGACACCAACGTCCTGGTCTACCGGTTCGACCCACGCTTCCCGGCGAAACAGGCGCGCGCGGACGCGCTGCTCCGGGAAGGGATCTCGGCCGGCAGCCTGCGGCTCGCCCATCAGTCCGTCCTGGAGTTCGTGGCGGCCACGACGCGCACGCAACGCGACGGCACCACGCTCCTCAGCCCCGACGTGGCCCTGCGCGAAGCCGAAGACCTGCTCCGCCAGTTCGACGTGGTGTATCCGGACGCTCGCGTCGTGCGCACCGCCCTGCAGGGGATGGCGGCCTATCAGCTCTCCGTGTGGGATGCGCACATGTGGGCGTGCGCGGAAGTGCACGGGCTGGGTGTGCTGTACTCGGAAGACTTCGAGCACGAACGCTGGTACGGCGGCGTGCTGGTGCTCGATCCGTTCAAGGAGACCGGCACGAGCGGTTGA
- a CDS encoding AbrB/MazE/SpoVT family DNA-binding domain-containing protein has product MSKVTSKRQVSIPKEVADRYGIEPGDEIDWIPAGDEIRVVVGGSVGTQRLGVAQRLALFDRATERRDHRAAGAAQEERPDAPGGRAWTRDELYGRGRSG; this is encoded by the coding sequence ATGAGTAAGGTCACCAGCAAGCGCCAGGTGTCGATCCCCAAAGAGGTGGCGGATCGGTACGGAATCGAGCCCGGGGACGAGATCGACTGGATCCCCGCCGGGGACGAGATCCGCGTGGTGGTCGGTGGCTCGGTCGGGACGCAGCGCCTGGGTGTAGCCCAGCGCCTGGCCCTCTTCGACCGGGCGACGGAGCGGAGGGACCACCGAGCGGCGGGGGCCGCGCAGGAAGAGCGCCCGGACGCCCCGGGCGGTCGCGCATGGACCCGGGACGAGCTGTACGGTCGTGGCCGCTCTGGTTGA